A single Streptomyces mirabilis DNA region contains:
- a CDS encoding DUF397 domain-containing protein, with protein sequence MSTSELAWFKSSYSSSGSGDCVEVAACPRTIHVRDSKNTDGPQLTLSPTTWADFLNYASTRRN encoded by the coding sequence ATGAGCACGTCCGAACTGGCCTGGTTCAAAAGCAGCTACAGCAGCAGCGGTTCCGGCGACTGCGTCGAGGTCGCCGCCTGCCCCCGTACCATCCACGTCCGCGACTCCAAGAACACGGACGGCCCCCAGCTCACCCTCTCCCCCACCACTTGGGCCGACTTCCTCAACTACGCCTCCACCAGGCGCAACTGA
- a CDS encoding helix-turn-helix domain-containing protein: MVVDGAVGTGGEPESSDSLRTFGAVVQALREHAGLSREEFGERVRFSKHTVASVELGRRMPDPTFVERAEEVLGNTGALRKAAGHLARQPGLAAWFRQWARLETTAITLYTYECRLIPGLLQTEGYARQLFVDELPPLDDDQIEAQWVARAERQRLLRERPNTAFGFILEEPLFLRRTGGVQATRELIDHVLEIAQLRNVELQVMPVVRESHAGLHGPMQFLETPENKWFAYTEAPMSGQLISDPKVVSVLQRRYARMRAQALSLEDSVSLLERMRGAL; this comes from the coding sequence ATGGTGGTCGATGGTGCGGTGGGGACGGGTGGAGAGCCCGAGTCGTCGGACAGCCTGCGGACGTTCGGGGCGGTCGTACAGGCCTTGCGTGAGCATGCGGGGCTGAGCCGGGAGGAGTTCGGGGAACGGGTGCGGTTCTCCAAACACACGGTGGCGTCGGTGGAGCTGGGGCGGAGGATGCCGGATCCGACGTTCGTCGAGCGGGCGGAGGAGGTGCTGGGCAACACCGGGGCGTTACGGAAGGCGGCGGGGCATCTGGCGAGGCAGCCGGGGTTGGCGGCGTGGTTTCGGCAGTGGGCGAGGTTGGAGACGACCGCGATCACTCTCTATACCTATGAGTGCCGGTTGATTCCGGGGTTGTTGCAGACGGAGGGGTATGCGCGGCAGTTGTTCGTCGACGAGTTGCCGCCGCTGGACGACGACCAGATCGAGGCCCAATGGGTTGCGCGGGCCGAGCGGCAACGGCTGCTGCGAGAGCGCCCCAACACCGCGTTCGGCTTCATCCTGGAGGAGCCATTGTTTCTTCGGCGTACGGGCGGCGTGCAGGCCACGCGGGAGCTCATCGATCACGTGCTGGAGATCGCGCAGTTGCGAAACGTCGAGCTCCAGGTCATGCCGGTTGTGCGCGAGTCGCACGCCGGGCTGCACGGCCCCATGCAGTTCCTGGAAACTCCCGAGAACAAGTGGTTCGCCTACACCGAGGCCCCGATGAGCGGCCAGCTCATCTCCGACCCCAAGGTGGTCAGCGTGCTCCAGAGGCGATATGCCAGGATGCGTGCGCAGGCTCTCTCCCTGGAAGATTCCGTGAGCCTGCTGGAGCGGATGCGAGGAGCGCTATGA
- a CDS encoding NmrA family NAD(P)-binding protein: protein MVASNLVLISNAGDVGRTVLDQLRAQDVPARVMVRRDDDRAAELRALGAEVVIGDLTRPETVAAALEGVGRMYFAMPVSPDQLLAATVVASVAREHGELDGLVDMSQMTVSQMTATSTGESDQQRLHWLSEQVFDWSGLPVVHVRPTAFLDNPLFTTLAARSIRDNGTIVLPFGTGRTSPIAVDDVARVVATVLRDPAPHVGHVYELTGPRTVDMTEMAEEFSRALGRPVSYVDVPLERWRSEVLAKAGLPPHTEQHIATMARLHRENRYDRASDDVERVTGVPARTIEAFVAARRHLYLD from the coding sequence TTGGTTGCCAGCAATCTTGTTCTCATCTCCAACGCCGGTGACGTCGGCCGCACGGTCCTCGACCAGCTGCGCGCGCAGGACGTGCCCGCGCGGGTGATGGTCCGCCGCGACGACGATCGTGCTGCCGAGCTTCGTGCACTCGGCGCGGAGGTCGTCATCGGAGACCTGACCCGGCCCGAGACCGTCGCCGCCGCGCTGGAGGGTGTCGGGCGGATGTACTTCGCGATGCCGGTATCGCCCGACCAGCTGCTGGCGGCGACCGTGGTGGCCAGCGTGGCGCGCGAGCACGGGGAGCTGGACGGCCTGGTCGACATGTCCCAGATGACGGTGTCGCAGATGACCGCCACCAGCACCGGGGAGTCGGACCAGCAGCGGCTGCACTGGCTGTCGGAGCAGGTGTTCGACTGGTCGGGCCTGCCGGTGGTGCACGTCCGGCCGACGGCCTTCCTGGACAATCCGCTGTTCACCACGCTGGCGGCGCGATCGATCCGGGACAACGGCACGATCGTGCTGCCGTTCGGCACCGGACGCACCTCGCCGATCGCCGTGGACGACGTCGCCCGGGTCGTCGCCACCGTGCTCCGCGACCCGGCCCCGCACGTCGGGCACGTCTACGAGCTGACCGGGCCGCGCACGGTCGACATGACCGAGATGGCCGAGGAGTTCTCACGGGCGCTGGGGCGGCCGGTGTCCTATGTCGACGTGCCGCTGGAACGGTGGCGGAGTGAGGTGCTCGCCAAGGCGGGCCTGCCGCCGCACACCGAACAGCACATCGCCACCATGGCCCGACTGCACCGGGAAAACCGCTACGACCGCGCATCGGACGACGTCGAACGCGTCACGGGCGTGCCTGCCCGGACGATCGAGGCGTTCGTGGCCGCGCGCAGGCACCTCTACCTGGACTGA
- a CDS encoding ABC transporter substrate-binding protein: MRRRARIMMTMAAALGLTVGVSGCGKDSGAEAKTTTLTVVATNYGDSVHKNSIGFWDRVGLAFQAAHPDIRVDTKVYPADEVDAKVAALVKQGRAPDVVQTDSYAEYAAKGMLYRADELLSISAQGSFVPSLAEAGQVRRVQYGLPFTASTRLLYYNKDLFSRAGLKPPTTWDQLLVDARALKAMGVTYPIALPLGPEEAEAETLTWLLAGGGGYTDNSGSYALTSKENVSTLEWLRSSLVAEGLTGPTLPGKLNRGAALQAFMDGKAAMVNAPLSLMRQIEDSTLSVPYGTVALPSRTGRTVPTMGTADWTIAFRSAGHREDTGKFLDFLYGDKYVTQQAAEYQLLPVTTAASAAMREDKQYSKLWNGLDALDNMELYPLSETNWSQVAASIRAQIGKSVAPGGDPEAVLSSIGKATRSTS, translated from the coding sequence GTGCGTCGCAGAGCCCGGATCATGATGACGATGGCGGCCGCGCTGGGCCTCACGGTGGGCGTGAGCGGCTGCGGCAAGGACTCCGGGGCGGAGGCGAAGACCACGACCCTCACCGTCGTCGCGACGAACTACGGCGACAGCGTCCACAAGAACTCCATCGGCTTCTGGGACCGCGTCGGCCTCGCCTTCCAGGCCGCCCATCCCGACATCCGGGTGGACACGAAGGTCTACCCGGCCGACGAGGTCGACGCGAAGGTCGCCGCGCTCGTCAAGCAGGGCAGGGCGCCGGACGTCGTGCAGACCGACAGCTACGCCGAGTACGCGGCCAAGGGCATGCTCTACCGGGCGGACGAGCTGCTGTCGATCTCCGCCCAGGGCAGCTTCGTACCGAGCCTCGCGGAGGCCGGGCAGGTGCGCCGCGTCCAGTACGGCCTGCCGTTCACGGCCAGCACCCGCCTCCTGTACTACAACAAGGACCTCTTCTCCCGGGCGGGCCTGAAGCCCCCCACCACCTGGGACCAACTCCTCGTGGACGCACGCGCGTTGAAGGCCATGGGCGTGACGTACCCGATCGCGTTGCCCCTCGGCCCGGAGGAGGCGGAGGCCGAGACGCTGACCTGGCTGCTGGCCGGAGGCGGCGGCTACACCGACAACAGCGGCAGCTACGCCCTCACCTCCAAGGAGAACGTCTCCACGCTGGAGTGGCTGCGCTCCTCCCTCGTCGCCGAGGGCCTCACGGGCCCGACCCTCCCCGGCAAGCTCAACCGCGGCGCCGCCCTCCAGGCCTTCATGGACGGCAAGGCTGCCATGGTCAACGCCCCGCTCTCCCTGATGCGCCAGATCGAGGACTCGACCCTGAGCGTCCCCTACGGCACCGTCGCGCTCCCGAGCCGCACCGGCCGGACCGTGCCGACCATGGGCACGGCCGACTGGACGATCGCCTTCCGCTCGGCCGGCCACCGCGAGGACACGGGCAAGTTCCTCGACTTCCTCTACGGCGACAAGTACGTCACCCAGCAGGCCGCCGAGTACCAGCTCCTGCCCGTGACCACCGCGGCGAGCGCCGCCATGCGCGAGGACAAGCAGTACAGCAAGCTCTGGAACGGGCTGGACGCCCTGGACAACATGGAGCTCTACCCCCTCTCCGAGACCAACTGGTCCCAGGTGGCGGCGTCGATCAGGGCACAGATCGGCAAGTCGGTGGCCCCGGGCGGGGATCCGGAGGCGGTGCTGTCGTCGATCGGGAAGGCGACACGCTCGACCTCCTGA
- a CDS encoding ATP-binding protein produces MTTPSTPQHPVTVRVFTQRLSATPRGARLARHLALHQLHAWGIPHGTDASDAVAVIVAELAANAVTHGRVPGRDFELRLSLVTGSVRVEVTDTRSGPRPPGPGDVPAARPLDEGGRGLVLVEALADRWEVLDREPPGKTVRAEVDLPGWLSLVRRSSVSPSRSTTAPPPDPRPGPPTCRSVP; encoded by the coding sequence ATGACCACACCATCCACCCCCCAACACCCGGTTACCGTACGTGTGTTCACGCAGCGCCTCAGTGCCACCCCGCGCGGCGCCCGCCTCGCACGTCACCTCGCCCTGCACCAGCTGCACGCCTGGGGCATCCCGCACGGCACGGACGCCTCCGACGCCGTCGCCGTGATCGTCGCCGAGCTGGCCGCCAACGCGGTCACGCACGGGCGCGTACCGGGGCGGGACTTCGAACTGCGGCTGTCGCTCGTCACGGGCAGCGTCCGCGTCGAGGTCACCGACACGCGCAGTGGGCCGCGTCCGCCGGGACCCGGTGACGTACCGGCCGCCCGTCCCCTCGACGAAGGCGGTCGGGGCCTCGTGCTCGTCGAGGCGCTCGCCGACCGGTGGGAGGTGCTGGACCGGGAGCCGCCCGGCAAGACCGTCCGTGCCGAGGTCGACCTGCCGGGGTGGCTGTCCCTGGTCAGGAGGTCGAGCGTGTCGCCTTCCCGATCGACGACAGCACCGCCTCCGGATCCCCGCCCGGGGCCACCGACTTGCCGATCTGTGCCCTGA